Genomic DNA from Paenibacillus borealis:
CTGGGCGGCGGCGTAGGCGACTGGCTGCATATCAATTCCGCTTCCTACGTAGGGCCGAACAAATTCTATGATAACGGAGACGAGCGTTTCCACCCGGACAACATTATCTGGGATGCCCGCGAGGCGAATATCATCGCCATCACCGACAAGCGCAGCGGGGACATCGTCTGGCGGCTGGGACCGGATTATTCGCTGCCTGAAGTGAAGCATATCGACTGGATTATCGGCCAGCATCACGCCCACATTATTCCAAAGGGACTGCCGGGTGAAGGCAATCTGCTCGTATTCGATAACGGCGGCTGGGGCGGATACGGCCTGCCGAATCCCTCATCACCTTTTGGACAGAAGAACGCGCTGCGTGACCATTCCCGTGTGCTGGAGATCAATCCGGTTACACTGGATATCGAATGGCAGTATACCTCGGCGGAGGCCGGCTTCTCCGTTCCGACTGATTCCTATAAATTCTACAGCCCGTATATCAGCTCGGCGCAGCGGCTCCCGAACGGCAACACGCTGATTACCGAGGGTTCGAATGGGCGACTGTTCGAGGTCACGGCTGAGCATGAGCTGGTCTGGGAATATATCTCCCCGTACAACGACCGGCGCAATACGAATATGGTCTACCGTTCTTACCGTGTACCCTATGCCTGGGTGCCGCAGCTGGCGAAGCCGCAGGAAATTGCCATCGAGCCAATCGATGTGACCAGCTTCAGAGTGCCGGGAGCTGCGCAGAAGGGATCGGATTCGGTAGTGAGTGTAGCGACCACACTTCCGTTTACAGAGGGGGCCGCTTGTGTGGCTACTGCAGAAGAGAGCAGCGTCCGGAGAACCAGTTAGACGATGGCTAGATAGCTATAGAAATTCATAGACGAAGAGGTGCGTAATTTTGAAAAAATCATGGTGCGGCTCAGCCTTCCTGCTCTTATCCTTATCTCTCGTACTGGTTCTGTCCGGCTGCAGCTCCAAGGGAGACGCGGCGGCTTCCACTGGAACAGACGGCGGTAAGCAGAAGACCCTGAAGATTAAAATTGCCGATATCAATACAAATCCTACCTTCCGGGTGGCACTGGATAAAGGCATCTTCGCGAATCACGGCATCGATGCAGAAATCATAAACTTCGGCACTCCGGCTGAGGGAGTAAATGCGCTATTCATCAAACAGGTGGATGTGGCCTTCGGCGCGGACTTTCCGGTGCTCAATGCCGTCTCCAAGGGTGAGTATTCGATTATTGCTTCCGCCGGCCAGGCCACGGATCAGGCAGCGGCGGTATGGAAGCTGTACGTAAGGGATGAGATCAAGTCTGCTGCGGATCTGAAAGGCAAGAATCTAAGCTTCATGCGCGGTACGTTTCTGCCGTATCTGTGGGATGAATATCTGAAGGAGCAGGGCATTGCCTTGAGCGATGTAACGCTGACAGGACAGGGTGCGTTCGACGAAGCCTTCATTGCACTTAAGCAGGGCGATGTGGATGCTGCCTGGTTCAGCGGTTCGGCGCTGACGGATAAGCTGGCCGCGCTTGAGGGTGTTCATGAGCTGACCGATATGTCTAAGACCCCGGTGCGTCTGGGGATGGGGATTGTCGCCGGGAATGCCTTTGTAGAGGCCAACCCCGAGGCGATCGCGGAATTTCTGGCGGCGGTGGACGAAGCTTCGGCTTATGCCCAGGAGCATCCCGAAGAGGTAGCCGATCTGATGTTCAAGGAACTGAAGCAGCCGAAGGAAGCTACGCTGAAGGATCTGCCGGTCAATCCGTGGAAGGTCGGCTTTACCCAGGCTGCGTATGACAGCCTTGCCGGACAGAAGAAGTATATGGTCGATACAGGAATCATTGAACAGGATTTCGATCTGGGCAGCAAGCTCAATCTGGAGCCGCTGAAGCAGGCATTGCCGGATAAAGTGACTTTTGCCAAGTAGCTTAGCTCACCAAAACTTACAGGAGGTGCCTCCATGTCTTTATCTGCCAAACCATCTGCTGCGAAGCAGCATGCCATTCATATCGAGCAGCTGCGCAAGAGCTACAGCGAGCCTGCGGCCGGGGATGTTCATTACATTATCAAGGATGTGAACCTGGTGGTCAAAGGGGGCGAATTCTTCGTCCTGCTCGGTCCGAGCGGCTGCGGCAAATCAACGCTGCTCAACATGATCGCCGGGTTTGTCTCCAAATCGGGCGGCAATCTGCGGGTGGACAATATTGAGGTGGATAAGCCGGGCCGGGACCGGGCGGTTGTGTTCCAGCAGGCAGATTCATCTCTGTTCCCCTGGCTCACGGTGCGGGAGAATGTGGAGTTCGGGCTGCGGATGAAGAAGACGCCCAAGGCAGAGCGCCGGTCCATATCGGACCGTTATATTACGCTAGTCGGGCTGAACGGGCATGAGGATAAATTTCCGAAGGAATTATCGGGAGGGATGAAGCAGCGGGTACAGCTGGCCCGGGTGCTGGCGAATGATCCGGCTATTCTGCTGATGGATGAGCCTTTTGGCGCGCTGGATGCGATGACCCGGCGGACGATGCAGAAGGAGCTGGTGCAAATATGGCGTGAGACGCATAAGACCGTTATCTTCGTAACGCACGATATTCAGGAGGCGCTGCTGCTGGGTGAGCGCATCGGCATCATGTCCGTGGGCCCTTCCTCCAATATCACCGATATATACGATAATGCGCTGCTGTTCCCGCGGGATGTGGCTTCGCCGGAATTTTACTCGCTATACAACC
This window encodes:
- a CDS encoding ABC transporter substrate-binding protein — protein: MKKSWCGSAFLLLSLSLVLVLSGCSSKGDAAASTGTDGGKQKTLKIKIADINTNPTFRVALDKGIFANHGIDAEIINFGTPAEGVNALFIKQVDVAFGADFPVLNAVSKGEYSIIASAGQATDQAAAVWKLYVRDEIKSAADLKGKNLSFMRGTFLPYLWDEYLKEQGIALSDVTLTGQGAFDEAFIALKQGDVDAAWFSGSALTDKLAALEGVHELTDMSKTPVRLGMGIVAGNAFVEANPEAIAEFLAAVDEASAYAQEHPEEVADLMFKELKQPKEATLKDLPVNPWKVGFTQAAYDSLAGQKKYMVDTGIIEQDFDLGSKLNLEPLKQALPDKVTFAK
- a CDS encoding aryl-sulfate sulfotransferase, with the protein product MGHSTIYPTGATVYNPSKAWSGYTVFQAGDEGVVLIDMSGKEVHLWQGLIGFPAKILPGGYVLGSTGRRDPKFGIQDNVDLVQVDWDGNVVWRYNSYEHIEDPGYEPLWYARQHHDYQRQGNPVGYYAPGLEPSANSGTTLILAHKNLHNPEISDKQLLDDTIIEVDWEGNVIWEWAASDHFAELGFDQAARNVLFRDPNTRSFGDLGGGVGDWLHINSASYVGPNKFYDNGDERFHPDNIIWDAREANIIAITDKRSGDIVWRLGPDYSLPEVKHIDWIIGQHHAHIIPKGLPGEGNLLVFDNGGWGGYGLPNPSSPFGQKNALRDHSRVLEINPVTLDIEWQYTSAEAGFSVPTDSYKFYSPYISSAQRLPNGNTLITEGSNGRLFEVTAEHELVWEYISPYNDRRNTNMVYRSYRVPYAWVPQLAKPQEIAIEPIDVTSFRVPGAAQKGSDSVVSVATTLPFTEGAACVATAEESSVRRTS
- a CDS encoding ABC transporter ATP-binding protein, giving the protein MSLSAKPSAAKQHAIHIEQLRKSYSEPAAGDVHYIIKDVNLVVKGGEFFVLLGPSGCGKSTLLNMIAGFVSKSGGNLRVDNIEVDKPGRDRAVVFQQADSSLFPWLTVRENVEFGLRMKKTPKAERRSISDRYITLVGLNGHEDKFPKELSGGMKQRVQLARVLANDPAILLMDEPFGALDAMTRRTMQKELVQIWRETHKTVIFVTHDIQEALLLGERIGIMSVGPSSNITDIYDNALLFPRDVASPEFYSLYNQIQSHFEE